A part of Aspergillus flavus chromosome 5, complete sequence genomic DNA contains:
- a CDS encoding alpha-actinin, sarcomeric, translated as MLTVEKSWVNVQQKTFTKWLNDKLKVRRLFIEDLVSDLSNGIILIHLLEILGGEPLGKYASNPRLRVQKFENVNKSLDTIKGRGIQMTNIGAEDVVDGNRKIILGLIWTLILRFTISDINEEGMTAKEGLLLWCQRKTACYEEVEVRDFSTSWNDGLAFCALLDIHRPDLIDFDALDKKDHRGNMKLAFEIAANEIGIPDLLDVDDVCDVPRPDERSLMTYIAYWFHAFSQLERVENAGRRVEKFINNMHGAWEMQNSYERRMKELLRLIRAQREEWKNASFEGTYKDAKDQAFQFSLYKKKQKRQWVAEKSDLAALLGNIKTKLSTYRLRPYDPPAELSLEVCDQEWECLTRDEHERSQLINETIRDIKNALRRSFADKANDFALTLKTLSLAISGLDGDVEDQLAHVKRLNDNLPPLDAFLDTIAEIDEQCEEANIEENDYTTYTLDELSYELSLVKSSISKKLAFLDNQLVARNMTNLTPIQLEEFESVFRHFDRDSSNTLHELEFSAALASLGLVYDEDEMHEVYVETCGPARLAQNAGVSFEQFIRFMVSVTEDQNTAEQVLQSFREVADGKPYVTELDLRHSLIPDEVIDHLVQTMPRHEVFDRGEDQNEPKYDYYSFMQKMMESGNRGQSDAASNARPSRAPRRPRGDRYSPPPDHAPTGAKLRIENLHYDITESDLEDLFTRIGPISNLSLVYDRAGRSEGVAFVTYERPSDARTAISEFDGANAKGQPIRVTLVSTGGGRRDRNPFDNVERPKGSLFDRVERPRDRDSRSLSPGSGHESADDGARRRRGRRGGGGRYRRSDVSKPAPEHIDRYVPGQRSPARRPANGRRQGQGESRRAPAARPKKTQEELDQEMDDYWGTANTGADKETVPVEPQQVAPATAAATAGDDDVDMIE; from the exons ATGTTGACCGTTGAAAAGTCATGGGTCAATGTTCAGCAGAAAACCTTTACAAAATG GCTCAATGATAAATTAAAGGTTCGAAGACTCTTCATTGAAGATCTAGTATCTGACCTCTCCAACGGC ATCATCCTCATTCACCTTCTCGAAATCCTCGGCGGCGAGCCCCTCGGTAAATATGCCTCGAACCCCAGATTGCGCGTACAAAAGTTCGAAAATGTCAACAAGAGTCTGGACACTATCAAGGGGAGGGGAATTCAGATGACAAATATCGGTGCAGAGGACGTTGTGGATGGCAATAGGAAGATCATCTTAGGACTAATATGGACTCTCATTCTGAGATTCACCATCAGCGATATCAATGAGGAAGGTATGACCGCAAAAGAGGGTCTGTTGCTGTGGTGTCAAAGGAAAACTGCCTGCTACGAAGAAGTTGAGGTGCGGGACTTTTCCACTAGCTGGAACGATGGTCTGGCATTTTGTGCCCTTCTGGATATCCATCGCCCTGACTTAATCGACTTCGACGCACTTGATAAAAAGGACCACCGTGGGAACATGAAATTGGCATTTGAAATTGCTGCTAACGAAATCGGCATTCCCGACCTGCTTGACGTGGACGATGTCTGCGATGTCCCAAGACCTGATGAGCGGTCTTTGATGACTTACATCGCATATTGGTTCCATGCCTTCTCCCAGCTGGAGCGAGTCGAGAATGCCGGTAGACGAGTCGAAAAGTTCATCAACAACATGCATGGCGCTTGGGAAATGCAGAACTCGTatgaaagaagaatgaaggaACTTCTGCGCCTCATCAGAGCCCAACGcgaggaatggaagaacgCTTCGTTCGAAGGAACCTACAAGGATGCCAAGGACCAGGCCTTTCAATTTTCCTTGTacaagaaaaaacaaaaacgaCAATGGGTCGCGGAAAAGTCAGACCTTGCTGCCCTTCTGGGTAACATCAAAACCAAGCTCAGCACCTACCGCCTCCGCCCCTATGACCCCCCTGCAGAGCTAAGTCTTGAGGTTTGCGACCAAGAGTGGGAATGTCTAACGCGCGATGAGCATGAACGTAGTCAGCTCATTAACGAAACGATCCGAGATATCAAGAATGCCCTACGCCGGTCTTTCGCGGACAAAGCGAATGACTTCGCACTAACTTTGAAGACTCTATCTCTTGCAATATCCGGTCTTGATGGCGATGTAGAAGACCAGTTAGCCCATGTTAAGAGACTCAATGACAACCTTCCTCCCCTTGATGCGTTCTTAGATACTATTGCGGAGATAGACGAGCAGTGTGAGGAAGCGAACATTGAAGAGAACGATTACACAACATATACACTAGATGAACTCTCCTACGAGTTGAGCCTAGTCAAGTCGAGCATTTCCAAGAAGCTAGCCTTCCTTGACAATCAGCTCGTGGCTCGAAACATGACGAATCTGACCCCGATCCAGTTGGAAGAGTTTGAATCAGTATTTAGACATTTCGATCGCGACTCCTCAAACACCCTTCATGAGCTTGAGTTCTCTGCTGCCCTTGCCAGTCTTGGACTAGTAtatgacgaggatgagatgCACGAGGTGTACGTTGAGACGTGTGGCCCAGCTAGACTAGCACAGAACGCCGGTGTTAGCTTCGAACAGTTTATCCGTTTCATGGTCAGTGTGACTGAGGATCAAAACACAGCCGAACAAGTGTTGCAGAGTTTCCGTGAGGTCGCAGATGGCAAG CCATATGTCACAGAACTCGATCTTCGACACTCGCTCATTCCGGATGAAGTTATTGACCATCTTGTTCAGACCATGCCTAGGCATGAAGTGTTTGACCGGGGTGAAGACCAAAATGAACCCAAGTACGACTACTATAGCTTCAtgcagaagatgatggagagtGGCAACCGTGGACAGAGTGATGCCGCTTCCAATG CACGCCCATCTCGTGCCCCTCGACGACCTCGCGGTGACCGCTATTCCCCGCCGCCGGACCA CGCTCCTACTGGAGCTAAGCTTCGTATTGAGAACCTTCATTATGATATTACAGAAAGTGATCTTGAG gATCTATTCACTCGAATTGGTCCGATCAGCAACCTGTCTCTCGTCTATGACCGAGCAGGACGCTCTGAGGGCGTGGCTTTTGTTACCTATGAACGTCCCAGCGATGCGAGAACGGCCATAAGCGAGTTTGACGGCGCGAATGCTAAAGGACAACCTATTCGTGTGACTCTTGTTTCCACGGGTGGTGGACGACGAGACCGGAATCCCTTTGACAACGTTGAGAGACCTAAGGGTAGCTTGTTTGACCGTGTAGAGCGCCCACGCGATCGTGACTCTCGCAGTCTTAGTCCCGGAAGTGGACATGAAAGTGCTGACGATGGTGCACGCCGCCGTCGTGGACGCCGGGGAGGTGGTGGACGCTACCGACGTAGCGATGTCTCCAAGCCAGCTCCGGAACATATAGATCGGTATGTTCCTGGACAGCGATCGCCGGCACGTCGTCCCGCCAACGGACGACGCCAGGGACAAGGCGAGAGCCGTCGCGCTCCTGCTGCTCGACCCAAGAAGACACAGGAAGAGCTGGACCAAGAGATGGACGATTACTGGGGCACTGCAAACACTGGTGCTGACAAGGAGACCGTTCCGGTTGAGCCGCAGCAAGTTGCACCTgcgactgctgctgctactgctgGCGACGACGATGTTGACATGATTGAGTAA
- a CDS encoding serine/threonine kinase receptor-associated protein (WD repeat protein), which produces MASDLTKVVPLTCHGHSRPVPHIDFSSTVEDDQYYLISACKDNNPMLRDGITGDWIGTFLGHKGAVWQARLSTDATIAATAAADFSAKVWDTHTGECLHTLQHSHIVRAVAFPMQTSPQVLATGGYEKKLRIFDLSRSNSGSNSSSPTFPSSMGENGTGVTSYEIGPGVHGGTIKSIVWNQDYNILTTAAEDRKIRWWDLRSRHPVIEYTVEGTIGSCELNTLAVRPNDPGILTVAAGKSVYLFDGSSPGRLIKKSDFRYEVASAAVNNETGRLVTGSADDTWARVYDLRTDEELEVQKGHHGPIWSVSFSPDGKLYGTGSEDGTIKLWKACREPYGLWR; this is translated from the exons ATGGCGTCAG ACCTCACAAAAGTGGTCCCTTTGACCTGCCACGGACACTCTCGTCCTGTGCCGCATATCGACTTTTCTTCCACAGTAGAAGATGATCAGTACTACCTCATATCCGCTTGCAAGG ACAACAACCCCATGCTCCGGGATGGTATCACCGGTGATTG GATTGGAACCTTCCTCGGCCACAAAGGTGCAGTCTGGCAAGCCAGACTCTCAACAGATGCCACCATAGCAGCAACAGCTGCGGCCGATTTCTCCGC AAAAGTCTGGGACACCCACACAGGCGAATGCCTCCACACGCTGCAGCACTCCCACATCGTTCGGGCAGTTGCATTTCCCATGCAGACATCTCCCCAGGTTCTGGCTACAGGCGGCTATGAAAAGAAGCTCCGCATCTTCGACCTATCCCGCAGCAACAGCGGTAGCAACTCGTCCTCGCCGACCTTCCCCTCATCAATGGGGGAGAACGGCACCGGGGTAACTAGCTATGAGATCGGGCCCGGCGTCCACGGTGGAACCATCAAGTCCATCGTCTGGAACCAGGATTACAACATCCTCACAACAGCCGCGGAAGATCGTAAGATCAGATGGTGGGATCTGCGCTCTCGCCACCCTGTCATTGAGTACACTGTCGAGGGTACCATTGGTAGCTGTGAATTGAATACCTTGGCCGTTCGTCCCAATGACCCCGGCATCCTTACCGTCGCCGCGGGCAAATCCGTCTATCTATTCGATGGCTCGAGCCCCGGTCGTCTGATCAAGAAGTCTGACTTTAGGTACGAGGTCGCTAGTGCCGCTGTCAACAATGAAACCGGTCGACTGGTGACCGGAAGTGCGGACGACACTTGGGCGCGAGTTTATGATCTCCGAACGGATGAAGAGCTGg AAGTCCAAAAAGGCCACCACGGCCCGATCTGGTCCGTCAGTTTCTCACCTGACGGCAAACTCTACGGCACAGGAAGTGAGGACGGCACGATCAAATTGTGGAAGGCATGCAGAGAGCCATACGGTTTATGGCGGTGA